In the genome of Streptomyces sp. P3, the window GGCGCGCATGGAGCGCGACGGCCTGGTCTCGGTCGCCAGCGACCGGCATCTGGAGCTCACGGACGAGGGCCGGCGGCTCGCCACGCGCGTGATGCGCAAGCACCGCCTCGCCGAGTGCCTGCTCGTCGACGTGATCGGCCTGGAGTGGGAACAGGTGCACGCGGAGGCCTGCCGCTGGGAGCACGTGATGAGCGAGGCCGTCGAGCGGCGCGTGCTGGAGTTGCTGCGGCATCCGACCGAGTCGCCGTACGGCAACCCGATCCCGGGCCTGGAGGAGCTGGGCGAGAAGGACGGCGCCGACCCGTTCCTGGACGCGGGCATGGTCTCGCTGGCCGACCTCGACCC includes:
- a CDS encoding metal-dependent transcriptional regulator — protein: MSGLIDTTEMYLRTILELEEEGVVPMRARIAERLDQSGPTVSQTVARMERDGLVSVASDRHLELTDEGRRLATRVMRKHRLAECLLVDVIGLEWEQVHAEACRWEHVMSEAVERRVLELLRHPTESPYGNPIPGLEELGEKDGADPFLDAGMVSLADLDPGAEGKTVVVRRIGEPIQTDAQLMYTLRRAGVQPGSVVSVTESAGGVLVGSGGEAAELQAEVASHVFVAKR